A genomic region of Luteibacter aegosomatissinici contains the following coding sequences:
- a CDS encoding phosphopantetheine-binding protein, which yields MKQADALNDIRDAINVHAETTLETLSPSDNLSGLGLDALSYVEVTMSLEEKWGISIGADLPDFEDDLTVQSLLDQAPKG from the coding sequence ATGAAGCAGGCCGATGCACTTAACGACATACGCGATGCGATTAACGTGCACGCGGAAACGACGCTCGAAACGCTTTCGCCGTCGGACAATCTTTCCGGTCTGGGCCTTGATGCTCTCAGCTACGTCGAGGTGACGATGAGCCTTGAAGAGAAATGGGGCATCTCCATCGGGGCAGATCTGCCTGACTTCGAAGACGATCTGACGGTACAAAGCCTGCTCGACCAGGCCCCGAAAGGGTAG
- a CDS encoding type II toxin-antitoxin system RelE/ParE family toxin → MPRVREFVDKDGRNHYRQFFSSLATAAAVKVAAVTARLAAGNTSGLKTLGAGLTEWRIDWGPGLRIYLHQDGDDLILLMAGSDKSDQSKAIALARGLVTEYKLRKRAERKRVVLVR, encoded by the coding sequence ATGCCACGGGTACGAGAGTTCGTTGATAAGGATGGTCGAAACCACTACCGGCAATTTTTCAGCTCGTTGGCAACGGCCGCTGCGGTCAAAGTAGCTGCGGTTACGGCGCGCTTGGCCGCCGGAAACACGTCGGGCCTCAAGACGCTTGGTGCGGGTCTTACCGAATGGCGAATCGATTGGGGGCCCGGTCTGCGGATTTATCTGCATCAGGATGGCGACGATCTGATTCTACTCATGGCGGGCAGCGACAAAAGCGATCAGAGCAAGGCGATTGCATTGGCGCGTGGATTGGTCACTGAGTACAAACTACGGAAGCGAGCCGAGCGAAAAAGAGTCGTTCTAGTGAGGTGA
- a CDS encoding aldo/keto reductase: protein MQKRTLGSSGLEVSAIGFGCMGLNFGYGTVTPEAEAIALIRAAYERGVTFFDTAEVYGPFTNELVVGKALAPIRNEVVIATKFGFEIDPDTGKQNGLNSRPEHIKKVAEASLKRLGIETIDLLYQHRVDPNVPIEDVAGAVKDLIDEGKVRHFGLSEPSAETVRRAHGVQRVTALQNEYSLWTRGPETNGILDTCEELGIGLVAYSPLGKGFLTGAMSKETQLNDNDFRKILPRFTADAMQANEALVSLLKVIAHDKQATPAQVALAWLLSRKPWIVPIPGTTKLHRLEENNGAAAVELTASDLERIEIAAADIAITGDRYPEHLMKMVGR, encoded by the coding sequence ATGCAAAAGCGCACCCTGGGTTCCAGCGGCCTCGAAGTCTCCGCCATCGGCTTCGGCTGCATGGGCCTGAACTTCGGCTACGGCACGGTCACCCCCGAAGCCGAGGCCATCGCCCTCATCCGTGCTGCGTACGAGCGCGGCGTCACCTTCTTCGATACGGCCGAGGTCTATGGACCGTTCACCAATGAGCTGGTGGTCGGCAAGGCGCTCGCCCCGATCCGCAACGAGGTGGTGATCGCCACGAAATTTGGCTTCGAGATCGATCCGGATACCGGCAAGCAGAACGGCCTGAACAGCCGCCCCGAGCACATCAAGAAGGTGGCCGAGGCCTCGCTCAAGCGCCTGGGCATCGAGACGATCGATCTGCTCTACCAGCACCGCGTGGATCCGAACGTGCCGATCGAAGACGTGGCTGGCGCGGTGAAGGACCTGATCGACGAAGGCAAGGTGCGCCACTTCGGCCTGTCTGAACCCTCGGCGGAAACCGTCCGCCGCGCACACGGCGTGCAGCGGGTGACCGCCCTGCAGAACGAATACTCGCTGTGGACCCGCGGCCCGGAGACAAACGGCATTCTCGACACCTGCGAAGAACTCGGCATCGGCCTGGTTGCCTACAGCCCGCTGGGCAAGGGCTTCCTCACCGGCGCCATGAGCAAGGAAACCCAGCTCAACGACAATGATTTCCGCAAGATCCTCCCGCGCTTCACCGCCGATGCCATGCAGGCGAATGAAGCGTTGGTCAGCCTGTTGAAAGTCATCGCCCACGACAAACAGGCGACGCCTGCGCAGGTGGCCCTGGCCTGGCTGCTGTCGCGTAAGCCGTGGATCGTGCCGATTCCCGGTACGACCAAGCTGCACCGCCTGGAAGAAAACAATGGCGCGGCCGCTGTTGAACTCACGGCATCGGACCTGGAGCGCATTGAAATCGCGGCGGCGGATATCGCGATTACGGGTGATCGCTATCCCGAGCATCTGATGAAGATGGTGGGGCGCTAG
- a CDS encoding LysR family transcriptional regulator, with product MRKDIQDIMAFIAVARERSFTRAAARMGTSQSALSHTIRGLESRLGVRLLTRTTRSVAPTEAGERLLQTVAPRLDEIEAEMDALGELREKPAGSLRITTAEHAANTIIWPALERFLPQYPDISVEVAVNYGLVDIVAERFDIGIRLGEQVARDMIAVPIGPEVRMAVVGSPAYFAKRKKPKTIEDLPDHNCINLRLPTHGGLMQWDFEKDGREVKVRVEGQVTATSGTQVMDAALRGLGLGWVPEDMVLGHIADGTLVRVLDKWCQPFPGYHLYYPNRRQGAPALTALVEALRYRAPTGRASR from the coding sequence ATGCGCAAGGATATTCAGGACATCATGGCTTTCATCGCCGTGGCCCGGGAACGCAGTTTCACGCGGGCCGCGGCCAGGATGGGCACCTCGCAATCGGCGCTGAGCCACACCATCCGCGGGCTGGAAAGCCGCCTGGGCGTACGCCTGCTCACCCGCACCACGCGGAGCGTGGCCCCTACCGAAGCGGGCGAACGGCTGTTGCAAACCGTCGCCCCACGCCTGGACGAGATCGAGGCGGAGATGGATGCCCTGGGCGAACTGCGCGAGAAACCCGCCGGCAGCCTGCGCATCACCACGGCCGAGCACGCGGCCAACACGATTATCTGGCCCGCCCTGGAACGCTTCCTTCCGCAGTACCCGGATATCTCCGTGGAAGTGGCGGTGAATTACGGGCTGGTGGATATCGTGGCCGAACGCTTCGATATCGGTATCCGGCTGGGCGAACAAGTGGCCCGCGACATGATCGCCGTGCCGATCGGCCCTGAGGTCCGAATGGCGGTCGTGGGCTCGCCTGCGTATTTCGCCAAGCGGAAGAAGCCAAAGACGATCGAAGATCTCCCCGACCACAACTGCATCAACCTGCGCCTGCCGACACACGGCGGCCTGATGCAATGGGATTTTGAGAAGGACGGCCGCGAGGTGAAGGTGCGCGTGGAAGGCCAGGTCACCGCCACCAGCGGCACCCAGGTGATGGATGCCGCATTACGTGGGCTTGGATTGGGCTGGGTGCCGGAAGATATGGTGCTTGGCCACATCGCGGATGGCACCCTGGTGCGCGTACTCGATAAGTGGTGCCAGCCCTTTCCGGGTTATCACCTCTATTACCCGAACCGTCGGCAGGGGGCGCCCGCGTTGACAGCATTGGTAGAGGCATTGCGGTATCGTGCGCCGACCGGGAGGGCTTCACGATGA
- a CDS encoding two-component system sensor histidine kinase NtrB, protein MPQTFAQQQQLMDIAQDCVMQLDLAGQITAVNAPGVILLRLPNASAVIGRPWSALWPKEFQQTVADAVAAAATGRTTRFVAATEGADAQRRWWSVSVGPLTKPDASVEAIGTVSREITERVQLEASLDAINTTLRERLAAAQSTIASGVRRETGLRDELAIAERAVTASDRENADLHDRLDLAALAQFAAERVAQQAQKGEAVGQLVAGLSHDFNNNLQTVISALDALVAMDDLTPQQGKFAGFALDAARHASVMSQRLLAFTRVHPYVPSHLDLVAVMADIVPMMAGTLGRGMRLEMDAGAGPLAVFADAHSIQQGLMNLCVNARDACEGNGTIRITFGAEHVDAEQASLVLPEGDYVFAEVADNGPGMPDEVKERLFQPFFTTKPAGQGTGLGMAQVLGLMRQASGSVEVQSQLGEGTRVRLVFPRVVAPAEV, encoded by the coding sequence TTGCCGCAGACGTTCGCCCAACAGCAGCAACTCATGGACATTGCCCAGGATTGCGTCATGCAACTGGACCTGGCCGGCCAGATCACCGCCGTGAATGCGCCCGGGGTGATATTGCTGCGTCTTCCGAATGCCTCGGCCGTCATTGGCCGCCCTTGGTCTGCGCTGTGGCCGAAGGAATTTCAGCAGACAGTCGCCGATGCCGTGGCGGCCGCAGCCACCGGGCGTACCACTCGGTTCGTCGCTGCTACGGAAGGCGCCGACGCGCAGCGTCGCTGGTGGTCTGTTTCGGTCGGGCCGCTGACGAAGCCCGATGCCTCGGTCGAGGCGATAGGCACGGTCAGCCGTGAGATCACCGAGCGGGTGCAGCTCGAAGCATCGCTCGATGCCATCAACACGACCCTGCGTGAGCGCCTGGCCGCGGCGCAATCCACGATCGCCAGCGGTGTCCGTCGTGAAACGGGGTTGCGTGATGAGCTGGCTATCGCCGAACGCGCCGTGACCGCCAGCGATCGGGAGAACGCGGATTTGCACGACCGCCTGGACCTCGCGGCCCTTGCCCAGTTCGCCGCCGAGCGGGTGGCCCAGCAAGCGCAGAAGGGCGAAGCCGTCGGCCAGTTGGTCGCGGGCCTGTCGCACGACTTCAACAACAATCTGCAGACGGTGATCTCGGCACTCGATGCGCTGGTGGCCATGGATGACCTCACGCCGCAGCAGGGCAAATTCGCAGGTTTCGCGCTGGATGCGGCCCGGCATGCGTCGGTCATGTCGCAGCGCTTGCTCGCCTTCACCCGTGTGCATCCGTACGTGCCAAGTCACCTTGATCTGGTGGCCGTCATGGCCGATATCGTGCCGATGATGGCAGGCACCCTCGGACGCGGTATGCGCCTGGAGATGGATGCGGGCGCCGGCCCACTAGCGGTGTTCGCCGACGCGCATTCGATCCAGCAGGGTTTGATGAACCTCTGCGTCAACGCACGCGATGCTTGCGAGGGCAACGGCACCATCCGCATTACGTTTGGCGCGGAACACGTGGACGCCGAACAGGCATCCCTCGTGCTGCCCGAGGGCGACTACGTGTTTGCCGAAGTAGCCGACAATGGCCCCGGCATGCCCGATGAGGTGAAGGAACGATTGTTCCAGCCGTTCTTCACCACCAAACCCGCCGGCCAGGGCACTGGCCTCGGCATGGCGCAGGTATTGGGCCTGATGCGCCAGGCCAGCGGCTCGGTGGAAGTGCAGTCGCAGTTAGGCGAAGGTACTCGCGTGCGGCTGGTTTTCCCGCGAGTGGTTGCCCCGGCGGAAGTGTGA
- a CDS encoding glutathione S-transferase family protein has product MTITITCFEKSPDGGKGLARDTRVRWALEEVGQRYEVRGVPFPALKEAEHLARHPFGQIPVFEEGDLTLFESGAIILYLAERYGGDLLPPDAHARSRAIMWMFAALNSVENPILDLQTARFAEGDKPWAAERMPLVVERIKQRLAQLQERLGDSEWLDGDFSVGDLVMISVLQRLKPSGIINEFPKLAAYVARGEARPAFKRAFADQLAYNTRS; this is encoded by the coding sequence ATGACGATTACGATCACGTGCTTTGAAAAATCACCCGACGGCGGCAAGGGCCTGGCGCGCGACACGCGCGTACGCTGGGCGCTGGAGGAAGTGGGCCAGCGCTACGAAGTACGTGGGGTGCCCTTCCCCGCGCTGAAGGAGGCCGAGCATCTGGCGCGGCATCCCTTCGGGCAGATTCCCGTGTTCGAGGAAGGCGACCTGACGTTGTTCGAGTCGGGCGCCATCATTCTTTATCTCGCTGAGCGGTACGGCGGTGACCTGCTCCCGCCGGATGCACACGCCCGCTCGCGCGCCATCATGTGGATGTTCGCCGCGCTTAACTCGGTTGAGAACCCCATCCTCGATCTTCAGACGGCAAGGTTTGCCGAAGGCGATAAGCCGTGGGCGGCCGAGCGCATGCCGCTGGTAGTAGAACGGATCAAACAGCGGCTCGCGCAATTGCAGGAGCGGCTGGGCGATTCGGAATGGCTGGATGGTGATTTCAGCGTGGGTGACCTGGTGATGATTTCGGTGCTGCAACGGCTGAAACCCTCGGGGATCATCAATGAATTCCCGAAGCTTGCCGCGTATGTAGCGCGCGGTGAAGCGCGGCCCGCTTTCAAGCGGGCGTTTGCTGACCAGCTGGCCTATAACACGCGTTCGTAG
- a CDS encoding XVIPCD domain-containing protein, translating into MTEQDDLYGPLLQPRGPAYRDSQVDQRYSHYYDPIDESPGRLAGNSHIHGDASPEVQAGAMDALVAAAQRAGLDNHQTAYVLAMSRFESGFNPDAAAGPTSAYGVGQFVKNTGRAYGIPDEQRGDMTRQAEALVAYYKDNASRASRRGESEEYIYAYHHDGARASPEALALSREHVMPFIPAFERFVERHEQEHGRLPPDSGFYERTHTPQVRGQAASSALRQGSHGQSVADLQTQLAQLGYHDSHGHLLVADGHFGPGTLAAVEAFQRDHALTSDGVVGSRTRDAIADALVQPVSVSLDQPAHADHALYMQVRSHVYRLDQEMGRTSDAHSDNLAAGLTVAARQDGLLRIDQIALSEDGSRLWGAQRPPGVRDHFYDQFTSVSTQAAMTPVAETSAMWPQAMERFGHLQAEQQAQQPAQAQDQAQPAHSPALTR; encoded by the coding sequence GTGACGGAACAAGATGATCTTTATGGCCCCTTGCTTCAACCTAGGGGCCCCGCGTATCGGGACAGTCAGGTCGATCAGCGATATTCCCATTATTACGATCCGATCGATGAATCGCCGGGCCGCTTGGCAGGCAACTCCCACATCCACGGAGACGCTAGCCCTGAAGTACAGGCAGGGGCCATGGATGCGTTGGTGGCTGCGGCCCAACGTGCTGGTCTCGATAACCATCAGACGGCATACGTATTGGCGATGTCGAGATTTGAATCGGGTTTCAATCCAGATGCCGCAGCAGGCCCTACCTCTGCCTACGGCGTGGGGCAGTTTGTTAAGAACACGGGCCGTGCTTATGGGATTCCTGACGAACAGCGCGGCGACATGACGCGACAGGCGGAAGCGCTCGTCGCATACTATAAGGACAACGCTTCCCGTGCCAGCCGACGTGGCGAAAGCGAAGAGTATATTTACGCTTACCATCACGATGGCGCCCGCGCGAGCCCCGAAGCCTTAGCCCTTTCGCGCGAACACGTCATGCCGTTTATTCCTGCATTCGAGCGCTTCGTGGAGCGCCATGAGCAAGAGCACGGCCGCCTTCCTCCCGATTCCGGCTTCTATGAGCGGACGCACACACCGCAAGTTCGGGGACAAGCCGCATCGAGCGCGCTCCGCCAGGGCTCACATGGGCAATCGGTTGCTGATCTTCAAACCCAGCTAGCTCAATTGGGTTATCACGATTCCCATGGGCATCTTCTTGTTGCCGACGGACACTTCGGCCCAGGCACCCTTGCTGCAGTAGAAGCGTTTCAGCGCGATCACGCACTGACTTCCGATGGCGTTGTTGGATCTCGGACGCGCGACGCGATCGCCGATGCGCTCGTCCAGCCAGTCTCAGTGTCACTGGACCAGCCCGCGCACGCGGATCATGCGCTCTATATGCAGGTTCGTAGCCACGTCTATCGACTCGATCAGGAGATGGGCCGTACGTCCGACGCGCACAGCGACAATCTTGCCGCAGGCCTGACGGTGGCGGCGCGGCAAGACGGGTTGCTCAGGATCGACCAGATCGCTCTGTCCGAAGACGGCTCGCGTTTGTGGGGCGCACAGCGACCTCCTGGTGTAAGGGATCATTTCTACGATCAGTTCACGAGCGTATCCACACAGGCCGCGATGACGCCTGTAGCAGAGACAAGCGCCATGTGGCCGCAAGCCATGGAGAGGTTTGGCCACCTGCAGGCAGAGCAACAGGCACAGCAGCCGGCTCAGGCCCAGGATCAAGCTCAGCCAGCCCATTCACCAGCGCTTACTCGCTGA
- a CDS encoding response regulator transcription factor has protein sequence MIDDAPEGIRDLVQALRAEPFRVSLATSAAQGYQRAQVLSPDLILLDVRMPGTDGFTLCRLLQELQPGRDTPILFLTAAASEEERLAGLSQGAVDYILKSCSPAELLARVRIHLRLTRRGVLDEAPHDMPMGRDEVVLRAAMRFIGQRLAEPLGLDAIAEAVGTYDKRLSAIFRQRLGTTVFAWIREERLRKSRELLTSTTLGMQDIASTIGFSSAANFATAFKERLGVTPGEYRKAAADESARDAAAARG, from the coding sequence GTGATCGACGATGCCCCCGAGGGCATCCGCGACCTCGTGCAAGCCCTCCGGGCCGAGCCGTTCCGCGTGAGCCTGGCCACCTCGGCTGCGCAGGGTTACCAGCGCGCGCAGGTGTTGTCGCCGGACCTCATCCTGCTGGATGTGCGTATGCCCGGCACCGATGGTTTTACCCTGTGCCGTTTGCTGCAGGAACTACAACCGGGCCGCGATACGCCCATCCTGTTCCTCACCGCGGCCGCCAGCGAAGAAGAACGCCTGGCCGGCCTCAGCCAGGGCGCCGTCGATTACATCCTCAAATCGTGCAGCCCCGCCGAGCTGCTGGCGCGCGTGCGCATTCATTTACGCCTGACCCGCCGTGGCGTGCTGGACGAAGCGCCGCACGACATGCCCATGGGCCGCGATGAAGTCGTGCTCCGTGCCGCCATGCGTTTCATCGGCCAGCGCCTGGCCGAGCCGCTGGGCCTGGATGCGATCGCCGAAGCCGTGGGCACCTACGACAAGCGGCTCTCGGCCATCTTCCGCCAGCGACTTGGGACCACGGTGTTTGCGTGGATCCGCGAGGAGCGCCTGCGCAAGAGCCGCGAGCTGCTGACCTCCACCACGCTTGGCATGCAGGATATCGCCAGCACGATCGGCTTCAGCAGCGCGGCGAATTTCGCCACCGCGTTCAAGGAACGGTTGGGCGTGACGCCGGGCGAATACCGCAAGGCGGCCGCGGATGAGTCAGCGCGCGATGCGGCCGCCGCACGTGGGTAG
- a CDS encoding DNA-binding protein yields MVLTVDYRETIAKRIQSDPAFARALLDEATTMFVNGETEAARLLMRDLTHGLIGFEGLAKATGTPPKSLHRMLSAGGNPGMDALGAIFSQLARAVLHSSSASVHVEPAGAPA; encoded by the coding sequence ATGGTATTGACGGTCGACTATCGCGAAACCATCGCGAAGCGCATCCAGAGCGATCCGGCATTTGCCAGGGCGCTTTTGGACGAGGCAACCACGATGTTCGTCAACGGCGAGACTGAGGCTGCGCGGCTCTTGATGCGCGATCTCACCCATGGCCTCATTGGCTTCGAAGGCCTGGCTAAAGCGACTGGTACGCCGCCGAAGAGTCTCCATCGCATGCTGTCCGCTGGCGGCAATCCTGGGATGGATGCGCTGGGTGCCATCTTCAGCCAACTAGCACGGGCTGTCCTTCATAGCTCCTCGGCATCAGTACACGTTGAGCCAGCGGGCGCGCCGGCATAG
- a CDS encoding LysR substrate-binding domain-containing protein: MDSIDNLGDLYLLVQAIEAGGFSAAAAKLGTTRSLISRRILALEERLGARLLHRNARQFGVTATGERVYQYASAMCEAAQAAEQAAALQGDAQRLVRIEAHGLLSPMVASLMSEFTVVHPRVRFAVTVGGGDMNRLLRQQTDVILSLRETLPDSTDVVARALGGLRRVTVASPDLLKRVGTPRHPDDLDDDDCLALGADGAGFWHFRGMAPRRRNVRVALADVAALLAAVEGGLGVAQLPHYLVAGNFASGKLTTVLEAFEPEPLPLHALTVTGRVASDATVSFVRFMQSRLTPLT, from the coding sequence ATGGATTCGATTGACAATCTTGGCGACCTGTACCTGTTGGTGCAGGCCATCGAGGCGGGCGGATTCTCCGCCGCGGCCGCCAAGCTGGGTACCACCCGCTCACTGATCAGCCGGCGGATCCTGGCGCTCGAGGAGCGGCTGGGTGCCCGCCTGCTCCACCGCAACGCCCGCCAGTTTGGCGTGACCGCCACCGGCGAGCGGGTATACCAGTACGCCTCGGCCATGTGCGAGGCGGCACAGGCGGCGGAACAGGCGGCGGCCTTGCAGGGTGATGCCCAGCGGCTGGTGCGCATCGAAGCCCATGGGCTGCTATCGCCGATGGTCGCCAGCCTCATGTCGGAATTCACGGTGGTGCATCCGCGTGTGCGCTTCGCGGTGACCGTCGGTGGCGGCGATATGAACCGCCTGCTGCGCCAGCAGACGGATGTGATCCTGAGCTTGCGCGAGACCTTGCCGGACAGCACCGATGTGGTGGCCCGCGCGTTGGGTGGCCTGCGCCGCGTCACCGTGGCATCGCCTGATCTGTTGAAGCGCGTGGGCACCCCACGCCACCCCGACGACCTGGACGATGATGATTGCCTCGCGCTCGGCGCCGATGGCGCCGGCTTCTGGCACTTCCGCGGCATGGCCCCACGCCGCCGCAACGTGCGCGTCGCGCTGGCCGATGTCGCGGCGCTACTCGCTGCAGTCGAAGGCGGCTTGGGGGTAGCGCAGTTGCCGCATTACCTTGTCGCGGGCAACTTCGCTTCAGGCAAACTCACGACGGTGCTCGAGGCATTCGAGCCGGAACCGTTACCGCTGCATGCGCTTACCGTCACCGGCCGTGTCGCATCCGATGCCACGGTCAGCTTCGTGCGATTCATGCAAAGCCGTCTTACGCCGCTCACGTAA
- a CDS encoding class I SAM-dependent methyltransferase encodes MPINEDKLNAFLGKAVGDLGAAYSAVLVLLGDELGLYKALAKESLTPAELANRCGTNERYMREWLGNQAAGGYVDFDAATGKYHLTEEQAACLADPAGPVDLPGAYEIARALFHTYPRVRDNFISGNGMEWGEHHPCLFHGVERFFRGGYNSHLVSEWLPALDGVVDRLSRGGKVADIGCGHGASTVLMAKAFPASQFVGYDYHGPSIDTARERAKAAGVANVTFEQADAATYKGKDFDLIAFFDCLHDMADPDGAARHARSALKDDGTCMIVEPFAGNSTAENLHAVGRVYYAASSMICVPVSLAKHGPALGAQAGEARLRKVVVDAGGFSRFRRAAETPFNIVLEARP; translated from the coding sequence ATGCCCATCAACGAAGACAAACTCAATGCGTTCCTGGGTAAGGCCGTAGGCGACCTGGGCGCGGCGTATAGCGCGGTGCTGGTGTTGCTGGGCGACGAGTTGGGGCTCTACAAAGCCTTGGCCAAGGAGTCGCTGACCCCAGCCGAACTCGCCAACCGCTGCGGCACCAACGAGCGATACATGCGCGAATGGTTGGGTAACCAGGCGGCTGGTGGGTATGTCGACTTCGATGCCGCGACGGGCAAGTACCATCTGACTGAAGAGCAGGCCGCCTGTCTCGCCGATCCTGCCGGGCCCGTGGATCTCCCTGGGGCCTATGAAATCGCCCGGGCGCTGTTCCACACCTATCCACGGGTGCGCGACAACTTCATCAGCGGCAACGGCATGGAGTGGGGGGAGCACCATCCTTGTCTGTTCCACGGTGTGGAGCGGTTCTTCCGCGGGGGGTACAACTCGCACCTGGTGAGTGAGTGGCTTCCCGCGCTCGATGGCGTGGTGGATCGGCTATCGCGTGGTGGCAAAGTCGCTGATATCGGCTGCGGTCATGGCGCGAGTACCGTGCTGATGGCGAAGGCGTTCCCGGCTTCGCAATTCGTTGGATACGACTACCACGGGCCATCGATCGATACCGCGCGGGAGAGGGCCAAGGCGGCGGGCGTCGCTAATGTGACGTTCGAACAAGCCGATGCCGCTACTTACAAGGGCAAGGATTTCGACCTCATTGCCTTCTTCGATTGCCTGCACGACATGGCCGATCCGGACGGCGCTGCGCGTCACGCGCGTAGTGCGCTAAAGGACGACGGCACCTGCATGATCGTCGAACCCTTCGCTGGCAATAGCACCGCCGAGAACCTGCATGCAGTGGGGCGGGTGTACTACGCTGCCTCGTCGATGATTTGCGTGCCCGTGTCGCTGGCGAAGCATGGGCCGGCGCTCGGCGCGCAGGCAGGTGAAGCGCGACTGCGTAAAGTCGTAGTCGATGCGGGCGGCTTCAGCCGCTTCCGGAGGGCGGCCGAAACGCCGTTCAACATTGTCTTAGAGGCGCGGCCCTAG
- a CDS encoding trimeric intracellular cation channel family protein: protein MVRKHVVLAGDLAGTVVFAIEGAMAAIHAGLDLLGVLVLSFIVALGGGVVRDLLIGATPPNAIQDWRYPLLAFAAGLVTFTFHTQVAAAPPMLLITLDAAGLAIFAATGAEKALDYKITPVNAVLMGAVTGCGGGVIRDLLLTRTPLILMADIYATAALLGAAVVVVCTRLRWSPALAMALGCVVCFAVRMLAVVYHWQLPRVG, encoded by the coding sequence ATGGTTCGCAAACACGTCGTCCTCGCGGGCGACCTGGCTGGCACGGTGGTGTTCGCCATTGAAGGTGCCATGGCGGCGATCCACGCCGGGCTGGATCTGCTGGGCGTGCTGGTGTTGTCGTTTATCGTCGCGCTGGGTGGCGGCGTGGTGCGCGATCTGCTCATTGGCGCGACCCCGCCCAATGCCATTCAAGACTGGCGCTATCCGCTTCTCGCGTTTGCGGCGGGCCTGGTCACCTTCACCTTCCACACCCAGGTGGCTGCCGCCCCACCCATGCTCCTGATCACGCTGGATGCCGCGGGCTTGGCCATCTTCGCCGCCACGGGCGCGGAAAAGGCGCTCGATTACAAGATCACACCGGTGAACGCCGTACTGATGGGGGCGGTCACAGGCTGCGGTGGCGGCGTGATTCGCGACCTGCTGCTGACGCGTACGCCGCTGATTCTGATGGCCGATATTTACGCCACCGCGGCGTTGCTGGGTGCGGCGGTGGTGGTCGTCTGCACGCGCCTACGCTGGTCACCGGCGCTGGCCATGGCATTGGGCTGCGTGGTGTGTTTTGCCGTGCGGATGCTGGCGGTGGTTTATCACTGGCAGTTGCCGCGGGTGGGTTAG